The Nitrospirota bacterium nucleotide sequence CCCGCACCAGCAACCCTTTTTCCTTGCAGACGTTGAACGTGTAGTGGAACAGGGCGACCATGATCGTCAGGTAGAGGAGGTTCAGGCCGAAGGCCCAGACCAGGTGGGTGGCCGGCAGCGTGCCCTGGGTGAGCACCAACCGCATCCCTTCGAACACATGGGCGGCGGGGTTGGCCCAGGCCATTGCCTGGAGCCAGGAAGGCAGCACGTCGAGCGGATAGAACACGCAGGAGATCGGCTGGAAGAGGAACACCATCCCCCAGGCCAGCACCTCCGCCTCCTGCCCGAACCGCATGATCAGCGAGGTGGTCAGGACGCCGATGATCCAGCCGGCCACGAGCAGGTTCAGCACGAAGGGGATGAGGGACAGGCCGATGACGAGCACGTTGTAGGAATAGAACAGGAGCGCGGAGAGCGCCATCACGACCGAGACTGCCACGACCTTGAAGACGCTCATCACCATGGTGGCCGCCAGGAACTCGCCCGGCGTGAGCGGACTCGCGAAGAGGTTCATGAGGTTCCTGGCCCAGATCTCCTCCAAAAACGAGATCGTGATCCCCTGCTGCGCGCGGAAGAGCACGTCCCAGAGGATCAGGGCGCCGAGGAAGAAGGTCACCACGCCGGGGAGCTGCCCCTGGAACTTCATCAGGTAGACCGTGATGAAGCCCCAGACGACCAGGTCCAGGAAGGGCCAGTAGAAGATCTCCATCAGCCGGGGCAGGCTGCGGCGGTAGAGGTACAGGTGGCGGGCGACGAGCGCGTTGATCCGGTGCACTTTCATTCAACAACTCCGGCAAGAGGTTCGAGGTACGAGGCGCGAGGGATGTCCGAGTTTTTCCTCCTCGATCCTCGATCCCAGTGCCCCGAGCCTGCTGCTACCGTTCACGTGCCAATTTCAGAAACACTTCTTCCAAATCCCTCTGCCCGAACCGTTCCATGACCGCCTGCGCCGTGCCCTCGGCGACGATCTTCCCCCGCTGGAGGAAGATGATCCGGTCCGACATCTCCTCCATCTCCCGCATGTTGTGGGAGGTGTAGAGGATGCTGAGGCTGCCCGACCGGCGCACGTCCTTCAGGAAGGCCCGGATCTTGTGCGCGATGTCCGGGTCGAGGCTGGCCGTCGGCTCGTCCAGGAACAGGATTTTCGGCTCGGTCAGGATCGCCTTGGCCAGGGTCAGCCGCGTCATCTGGCCGGAAGAGAGCCGCCTCGTGACCTTGTGCCGGAACTCCTCCATCTCCAGCTTCTTGACCACCTCGTCAATGCGCCGCGGAACCTCGGTGAGCCCGTAGAGCTTCGCCACCACCCGCAGGTTCTCTTCCACGGTGAGCGAGAAGGGCATCGAGATGTAGGTGGAGGAGAAATTCACCTGGCTCAGGATCTCCTCCCGGTGGGCGGCCAGGTCCTTGCCGAACACCCGGATGGTCCCCGCCGTGGGCGTGATGAGCCCCAGGAGCATCTGGATCGTGGTCGTCTTCCCCGCCCCGTTGGGCCCGAGCAGGCCGAGGATCTCCCCCTGCCGGATTTCGAACGAGATCCCGTCCACGGCGGTGAAGTCGCCGAACCGCTTGGTCAGATTTTGGACTTGGACGACGGGAAACGGCATAAGAAGTTATCGGTTGTCAGTGTTCAGCTTCTTGATGAGCGTGGCAAGCATCTGCTTCACCTCCTCTGCCTGCCCGGCAAGCTGCCTGTGGTCTGTTCTTAGTTAAACAGAAACTCCCCGATCTTCTCCGGCAGGTGGCAGGTCTCGCAGCGTTTGCTGAGCACCTTGCCCTCGTAGGTCGTCTTGTTGTCGTGGCACCGGAAGCAGTCGGCCAGCGACGAGGCCCGCAACCTGGAGCCTTCCGGGTGCTCCGGCTCGTAGGCCTTGGTGTCCACCGCCACGTGGCCGCGCGGGATGACGATCGGATAGCCCTTGATCGGCTGCTCGTGCACCACCCGCGCGTGGCAGGTCGTGCAGCCCTCCCCCCGGCCCCGCTTGGCGAAGGCCTCCATGTGCTTCCGGTGGCTCATGACCAGGCCCACGTCCTTCACGGGCGGCGGAAGGTCGCGGGGGGCCACTTCCGAGACGCGCAGGATCTCCCGGTGGCAACCCAGGCACACCTCGGAGTGGACGGTCGCCTGGAGGTTGTGCGGATCGGTGGGGGTGCCGAAGAGATAGACCGCCACGTCCTTGAGCCCCGCGACGGCCTTGTCGCGGACGAACCCCTCCACCCCGGGCCTCACGTGGCAGTCCACGCAGGTGACCTCCTTGTGGGACGACCTGGTCCAGCTCTCGTAGGAGGGGCGGATGTTGTGGCAGCTCGCGCAGAACTTGGGATGGTCCGTGACCGACACCGCAGCCGGGGCCAGGATCAGCGCGCCGGCGAAGATCGCCATGAGGACGCTGGCCTTGGGAGCACTGATCATGCCGGCGGGGTCTTGGGGAAGTGACGGACGATGACGTCGCGAACGGCCGTGATGTCGTCCGGATGCAGGCAGGGCACGCCGAGGTCCACCGGCTTGTTGGATACGACCGCCAGCAGGCCGTCCGGCGCAACCGGCACTTCGCCGAACTGGTCCCGCAGCACGACGATCTTGGGATAGCCCTCGCTCTTCCAGCCCTCCGCGATGATCAGGTCCACGGACGCCGCGTCCAGGAACCGGTCCCGGAGCTCCTCCACCTTGATCTGCTCGGACACGTCCGAGAACATCGCCAGGCTGCCCTTGGAGAGCACGAGCACGGAGCTGGCTCCGGC carries:
- a CDS encoding ABC transporter permease gives rise to the protein MKVHRINALVARHLYLYRRSLPRLMEIFYWPFLDLVVWGFITVYLMKFQGQLPGVVTFFLGALILWDVLFRAQQGITISFLEEIWARNLMNLFASPLTPGEFLAATMVMSVFKVVAVSVVMALSALLFYSYNVLVIGLSLIPFVLNLLVAGWIIGVLTTSLIMRFGQEAEVLAWGMVFLFQPISCVFYPLDVLPSWLQAMAWANPAAHVFEGMRLVLTQGTLPATHLVWAFGLNLLYLTIMVALFHYTFNVCKEKGLLVRVGE
- a CDS encoding ABC transporter ATP-binding protein, whose protein sequence is MPFPVVQVQNLTKRFGDFTAVDGISFEIRQGEILGLLGPNGAGKTTTIQMLLGLITPTAGTIRVFGKDLAAHREEILSQVNFSSTYISMPFSLTVEENLRVVAKLYGLTEVPRRIDEVVKKLEMEEFRHKVTRRLSSGQMTRLTLAKAILTEPKILFLDEPTASLDPDIAHKIRAFLKDVRRSGSLSILYTSHNMREMEEMSDRIIFLQRGKIVAEGTAQAVMERFGQRDLEEVFLKLARER
- a CDS encoding NapC/NirT family cytochrome c, whose amino-acid sequence is MISAPKASVLMAIFAGALILAPAAVSVTDHPKFCASCHNIRPSYESWTRSSHKEVTCVDCHVRPGVEGFVRDKAVAGLKDVAVYLFGTPTDPHNLQATVHSEVCLGCHREILRVSEVAPRDLPPPVKDVGLVMSHRKHMEAFAKRGRGEGCTTCHARVVHEQPIKGYPIVIPRGHVAVDTKAYEPEHPEGSRLRASSLADCFRCHDNKTTYEGKVLSKRCETCHLPEKIGEFLFN
- the mobB gene encoding molybdopterin-guanine dinucleotide biosynthesis protein B, whose protein sequence is MPAPIPILCFVGRSNSGKTTLIERLIPELVQAGYRVATIKHAGHGFDLDTEGKDSWRHKRAGASSVLVLSKGSLAMFSDVSEQIKVEELRDRFLDAASVDLIIAEGWKSEGYPKIVVLRDQFGEVPVAPDGLLAVVSNKPVDLGVPCLHPDDITAVRDVIVRHFPKTPPA